A genomic stretch from Spirochaetota bacterium includes:
- a CDS encoding tyrosine-type recombinase/integrase: MYYEYLDIFLDYIKSNRKYSENTLEGYSRDIVCFIDFLEGRGISFEEVNSKVMRDFSLHLNSTKNLKSSSLRRVFSSIKSFSKFLYRNGIVSKNFGKYIVYPKLPTNLPKFLDEDRIIHLLSELESLVLKTSNEYKKLVRVRNIAILFSLYLTGMRVSELRNLRVSDVSLSSSTILVRGKGGKRRVIPIHPVLQDKLKNYLSVRDSLRLRNTDLFFVGKAKDGGISVRQIRNLVYRYTSLVGSRVSPHGIRHTFATHLLNDGSDIRVIQELLGHSSIGTTQRYIHTSLKRLKEVYNKYHPHA; this comes from the coding sequence ATGTACTATGAATATCTTGACATTTTCTTGGACTATATAAAGTCAAATAGGAAATACTCTGAAAACACTCTTGAAGGTTATTCTAGGGATATTGTATGTTTTATAGACTTTCTTGAGGGTAGGGGTATTTCTTTTGAAGAGGTAAACTCAAAGGTGATGAGGGATTTTTCACTCCATCTCAATTCAACCAAAAATCTTAAATCAAGTAGCCTTCGTAGAGTCTTCTCGTCAATAAAATCTTTCTCAAAGTTCCTATACAGAAATGGTATTGTATCAAAAAACTTCGGTAAATACATCGTCTATCCTAAATTGCCAACAAATTTACCAAAGTTTCTAGATGAGGATAGAATTATTCATCTGCTGTCAGAATTAGAAAGCCTAGTTCTAAAAACTTCAAATGAGTACAAAAAACTCGTAAGGGTTAGAAACATAGCCATATTGTTTTCACTTTACCTAACTGGTATGCGCGTTTCAGAATTAAGGAACTTGAGAGTGAGTGATGTTAGTTTGAGTTCTTCAACTATACTCGTAAGAGGTAAAGGGGGTAAGAGAAGAGTAATTCCTATACATCCAGTATTACAAGATAAGTTGAAGAACTATCTTTCTGTAAGAGATAGCCTAAGGTTAAGGAATACTGACCTTTTTTTTGTTGGCAAAGCAAAAGATGGTGGAATAAGTGTAAGACAGATTAGGAACTTGGTTTATAGATACACATCTCTTGTTGGAAGTAGGGTAAGCCCTCACGGAATAAGGCATACATTCGCAACACACCTTCTAAACGACGGTAGCGATATAAGAGTTATACAGGAACTTCTAGGACACTCATCCATAGGAACGACACAACGCTACATCCATACCTCCCTAAAAAGACTCAAGGAAGTCTATAACAAATACCATCCTCACGCCTAG
- a CDS encoding spherulation-specific family 4 protein — MVIVLFLMLILLLVGCSGITDLLIKIDPIVEDVSSNFLGAIIPIYSYPTQGNPEYQNLESVYVSKRVYVVLNPNNGPGSSVDTNYENLINRLKFRNYKLIGYVYTTYGSRNIGDVTNDINMWYSFYSNIDGIFVDEASDSSNRIPFYQVIYDYVKSKDSSDVVVLNPGVVPHSGYFGISDIIIVAEINQRVFLDSWSSQGSEGEKSAILIYNVEDKDRVINKAISEGVGYVYITDEETNSWFRISRYLRDIVK; from the coding sequence ATGGTCATAGTATTGTTTTTAATGCTTATTCTACTTCTTGTAGGTTGTTCAGGAATAACGGATCTACTGATAAAGATAGATCCGATTGTAGAAGATGTTTCTAGTAATTTTCTAGGTGCTATTATTCCAATTTATTCCTATCCAACTCAAGGTAATCCAGAGTATCAGAATTTGGAGAGTGTTTATGTTTCAAAACGAGTTTATGTTGTGCTCAATCCGAACAACGGTCCGGGGTCTTCAGTTGACACAAACTATGAGAATTTGATAAACAGGTTAAAGTTTAGAAATTACAAACTGATAGGTTATGTCTATACTACTTACGGGAGTAGGAATATAGGTGATGTTACTAACGATATAAATATGTGGTATTCCTTCTACTCTAATATAGACGGTATTTTTGTTGATGAAGCGAGCGATAGTAGTAATCGAATACCTTTTTATCAGGTCATATATGACTATGTTAAGTCCAAAGATTCTTCAGATGTAGTTGTATTAAATCCGGGTGTAGTGCCACATAGTGGATACTTTGGAATCTCAGATATTATTATTGTTGCTGAAATCAATCAGAGAGTATTTTTGGATAGTTGGTCATCTCAAGGTTCTGAAGGAGAGAAGTCTGCCATACTGATATACAATGTAGAAGACAAGGATAGAGTTATAAATAAGGCTATATCAGAAGGTGTTGGTTATGTCTACATAACTGATGAGGAGACGAATAGTTGGTTTAGGATTAGTAGATACTTAAGAGATATAGTCAAGTAA
- a CDS encoding mechanosensitive ion channel family protein, whose amino-acid sequence MINYSLLIPLGLLGVIIAFIFVKATRKIIEILIRKDEKLFQDLSKLLSSIMLWVGILLYTLYINILMNFTTSLPQETSQVVSKVFTSLYVFVGSIILGKIISSIVYPLIAERVRKITGTTDISFSVTIMSNIISILFVIIGIGILLAIWNVSLIPLITTLGIGGLAVAIALQDTLANFFAGIQVLLVHQVRVGDYVKLDAGEEGYVVDINWRNTTIKDIFNNIIIIPNSKFISSIVKNFYLPDQEMSIAVPVEVLIENDLKVVEAITLEVAREVQKTVEGAKKDWEPLIRYNAFTDYSVKFNVILRVTEYTYQYPLKHEFLKRLHTRYKEERIRFSVPMLNIKN is encoded by the coding sequence ATGATAAACTATTCTTTGCTGATACCACTAGGGCTTCTTGGAGTAATAATAGCATTCATATTCGTAAAAGCAACAAGAAAGATAATAGAAATACTCATAAGAAAAGATGAAAAGCTTTTCCAAGACTTATCTAAGTTATTATCTTCAATAATGCTCTGGGTCGGAATACTTCTATACACTCTTTACATCAATATACTTATGAACTTTACCACTTCCCTACCACAAGAAACATCTCAAGTTGTCTCAAAAGTTTTTACATCCCTCTATGTATTTGTAGGTTCAATAATTCTAGGTAAGATTATTAGTAGCATAGTTTATCCACTGATAGCAGAGAGAGTAAGAAAAATAACAGGAACAACTGATATATCGTTTTCTGTAACGATAATGTCAAACATAATAAGTATCTTGTTCGTCATAATTGGTATTGGAATCCTCTTAGCGATATGGAACGTATCATTGATACCATTAATTACTACTCTCGGTATAGGAGGTTTAGCAGTTGCTATAGCATTACAGGATACATTAGCAAACTTTTTTGCAGGTATACAGGTTCTACTTGTCCATCAAGTGAGAGTTGGTGATTATGTAAAACTTGATGCTGGTGAAGAAGGATATGTAGTTGATATTAACTGGAGGAACACAACGATAAAAGATATCTTCAATAACATTATCATAATACCTAACTCAAAATTCATAAGTAGCATAGTAAAAAACTTCTACCTTCCCGACCAGGAAATGTCAATAGCAGTTCCCGTTGAGGTTTTGATTGAAAATGACCTAAAAGTCGTTGAAGCGATAACTCTGGAAGTAGCAAGAGAAGTTCAAAAAACCGTTGAAGGAGCAAAAAAGGACTGGGAACCACTCATAAGGTATAATGCTTTTACAGATTACTCAGTCAAATTTAATGTAATCCTCCGTGTTACAGAATACACATACCAGTATCCACTAAAACACGAGTTCCTGAAAAGATTACACACTAGATACAAAGAAGAAAGGATTAGATTTTCAGTCCCAATGCTAAACATCAAAAATTAA
- a CDS encoding NAD(P)-dependent glycerol-3-phosphate dehydrogenase, which yields MKIGIVGSGSWGLALSIVLSEKNDVRLWVRRKEVLDILNSSRESPDYLKGVKIPESVFLTNDPDDFYDREVIFFVVPSKYLRDVVSMFRSRISSSILISCVKGIEIDTLSFPTDILKEEFGSSVVGVLSGPSFAEEVARKLPCAITLATEDTGLTKRIQEAISTQYFRVYAWDDVRGVELAGAYKNVIAISAGIIDGLQLGNSAKASLITRGLNEMSRLGKFIGGKVETFYGLSGAGDLILTCTGVYSRNRKLGEALAKGIKPTDFVSSSKMVAEGYYTSVSVRKLSERYKIELPIANEVFEILHNNKDPLQSLKDLMSRDLKQEFYV from the coding sequence ATGAAAATAGGAATCGTCGGATCTGGTAGTTGGGGGCTTGCTTTGTCAATAGTTTTATCCGAAAAGAATGATGTCAGGCTCTGGGTTAGGAGGAAAGAAGTTTTGGACATTTTAAACTCTAGTCGTGAAAGTCCTGACTACCTAAAAGGAGTTAAAATACCAGAATCAGTCTTCTTAACCAACGATCCAGATGATTTCTACGATAGGGAGGTTATATTTTTTGTTGTTCCATCAAAGTATCTTAGAGATGTGGTAAGTATGTTTAGGTCTCGTATAAGTAGTTCTATACTTATAAGTTGTGTAAAGGGCATAGAGATTGATACACTATCTTTTCCAACTGATATTCTCAAAGAAGAGTTTGGTAGTAGTGTTGTAGGAGTCTTATCAGGTCCTAGTTTTGCTGAAGAAGTTGCTAGAAAACTACCTTGTGCTATAACGCTTGCTACCGAGGATACTGGTTTAACGAAAAGAATACAGGAAGCTATAAGCACACAATACTTTAGAGTGTATGCCTGGGATGATGTTAGAGGAGTTGAACTTGCTGGTGCGTATAAGAATGTCATAGCAATATCTGCCGGCATAATAGATGGTCTTCAATTAGGTAATAGCGCTAAAGCTTCTTTAATAACCAGAGGGCTGAATGAGATGTCGAGATTAGGTAAATTCATAGGAGGAAAAGTTGAAACATTCTACGGGTTGTCCGGTGCTGGAGATCTTATACTTACCTGCACTGGGGTATATAGCAGGAATAGGAAACTAGGTGAAGCATTGGCAAAGGGTATAAAACCAACAGACTTTGTATCCTCTTCAAAAATGGTTGCTGAAGGGTATTACACATCAGTATCGGTAAGGAAGCTATCTGAGAGGTATAAAATTGAATTACCGATAGCAAACGAGGTTTTTGAGATACTGCATAACAATAAAGACCCTCTACAGTCTCTAAAAGACCTTATGTCCAGAGATCTAAAGCAGGAATTTTATGTATAA
- a CDS encoding Ig-like domain-containing protein: MIRNLVFVFVFLFSLSSTLQLFSQQNMPEWVTKPTFKKGKDIYYVGMGSDKDIVSARNKAVDDVKTKVIESILVDVVSETRGETLITSQGGEVDVTENIRKDIQVKGKARIFVPSPDDEASFKNSSGEYVVYILVKFPEAKILEERQRIEQMYKDMIRSVDKFVEEGDRFVKEGKLVNAIGSFTLAAKNSLAVEERKMFYPEIIKKIDDILSRLSIEVVEGNNKKVGVGDSGVIKFRVTYNIEGQKIPIRDANLIFRVSSGGAELDSSGTTDEKGIATCKVSRVARFDNRKLSVRSFLNIDFSSLSAVGQEAKRDTAKLIGKSRLIQAEATWYMSEAKAKSAVIMPLKAKGDGYSYDGSLASSLSSYVMKKGYKISKPTSTSINSDDIDRIRKFIPKDSVVVLVKISEARQKVVDFGGEKINRVESEVSVEVYDEEGNLVNSQSKNLSSSSINTMNANLPNNIGEMIEELEF; the protein is encoded by the coding sequence ATGATTAGGAATTTGGTATTCGTTTTTGTTTTTTTGTTTTCTTTGTCTTCAACACTACAATTGTTTTCTCAACAAAACATGCCTGAATGGGTTACAAAACCTACATTCAAGAAGGGTAAAGACATCTATTATGTTGGTATGGGGTCTGATAAGGACATAGTTTCGGCAAGGAATAAAGCAGTTGATGATGTAAAGACAAAAGTTATTGAGTCTATACTGGTTGATGTTGTAAGTGAGACGAGAGGAGAAACATTAATAACTTCACAAGGAGGGGAAGTTGATGTAACTGAGAACATTAGAAAGGATATACAGGTTAAGGGTAAGGCAAGAATATTCGTTCCATCGCCTGATGACGAGGCTTCGTTCAAAAACTCTTCTGGGGAATACGTTGTATATATTCTCGTTAAATTCCCTGAAGCTAAGATACTTGAAGAAAGACAAAGAATAGAGCAGATGTATAAGGATATGATAAGGTCTGTTGACAAGTTTGTAGAAGAGGGAGATAGATTTGTAAAAGAAGGTAAACTCGTTAATGCTATCGGCTCTTTCACACTAGCAGCCAAAAATTCTCTCGCAGTTGAAGAGAGAAAGATGTTTTATCCAGAAATAATCAAAAAGATTGACGACATACTTTCTAGATTAAGTATAGAAGTTGTTGAAGGAAATAACAAGAAAGTTGGAGTAGGGGACAGCGGTGTTATTAAGTTCAGAGTCACATACAACATTGAAGGGCAGAAGATACCTATAAGAGATGCTAACCTTATTTTCAGGGTTTCTAGTGGAGGTGCAGAACTTGATAGCTCAGGAACCACGGATGAAAAAGGTATTGCGACCTGTAAAGTCTCAAGAGTTGCTAGGTTTGATAATAGGAAACTCTCGGTAAGATCATTCCTCAATATTGACTTTTCGTCTCTCTCAGCAGTTGGTCAGGAAGCTAAAAGAGATACAGCGAAGCTGATAGGGAAATCAAGACTCATACAAGCCGAGGCTACCTGGTATATGAGTGAAGCGAAGGCAAAAAGTGCTGTTATTATGCCTCTCAAAGCCAAGGGAGATGGATACTCTTATGATGGAAGTTTAGCATCTTCATTGAGTAGCTATGTAATGAAAAAAGGCTATAAAATCTCCAAACCTACTTCAACATCAATAAATAGCGATGACATTGATAGAATAAGGAAGTTCATTCCAAAAGACTCTGTTGTTGTTCTTGTCAAAATTTCTGAAGCAAGACAGAAGGTTGTTGATTTTGGTGGAGAAAAAATAAACAGAGTAGAATCTGAAGTATCTGTTGAAGTATATGATGAAGAAGGTAATTTGGTTAACTCGCAGTCAAAAAATCTATCCAGTAGCAGTATAAACACTATGAACGCAAACCTACCAAACAACATCGGAGAGATGATTGAGGAACTTGAATTCTAA
- the phoU gene encoding phosphate signaling complex protein PhoU translates to MIKLERELTQIEEEIINNASLVTEMLYQSIKGLRNFDKGICEKVIKSDEKADNLEIDIESRIIRAIALYQPEAEMLRKLVMAVKINKDIERIGDHAVNIASNTIKSLDLGKIEFPEEIDKMFNVLTVMLNKTVRAFVDHNSELAREVITMDKEVDELRNKGIRRIIQENQKENSTEKTVLLLLVFKDLERIGDLLTNIAEDTVYIIEGKMIEHKYR, encoded by the coding sequence ATGATAAAACTTGAGAGAGAACTAACACAAATAGAAGAAGAGATAATAAACAATGCTTCACTCGTTACCGAGATGCTGTACCAATCCATAAAAGGACTTAGAAATTTTGATAAGGGTATCTGCGAAAAAGTTATAAAGTCGGATGAGAAAGCTGATAACTTGGAGATAGACATTGAGAGTAGGATAATAAGAGCAATAGCATTATACCAGCCCGAAGCAGAGATGTTAAGAAAACTAGTTATGGCGGTTAAGATAAACAAAGATATTGAGAGGATAGGAGATCATGCAGTAAACATAGCAAGCAATACGATAAAATCTTTAGATCTCGGTAAGATAGAGTTCCCAGAAGAAATTGATAAGATGTTCAATGTTCTAACGGTAATGCTCAATAAGACTGTTAGAGCATTCGTAGATCACAACTCTGAACTAGCAAGAGAAGTAATAACTATGGACAAAGAAGTTGACGAACTAAGAAACAAAGGTATAAGAAGAATAATTCAAGAGAATCAAAAAGAAAACTCAACAGAAAAAACAGTTCTTCTACTTCTTGTTTTCAAAGATCTTGAGAGAATTGGAGATTTGCTAACTAACATAGCCGAAGATACTGTTTATATAATAGAAGGCAAAATGATAGAGCATAAATATAGATAA
- the pstB gene encoding phosphate ABC transporter ATP-binding protein PstB, translating into MKENNKNHKSNGYIIITEELNFWYGDFQVLKSINMNIKKNKITALIGPSGCGKTTLLRTFNKMYKLSEDARVEGKIIFEGINIVEEGTIDDFELRSKIGMVFQKPNPFYTSIYNNVAFGPRLRGIKSKSHLDEIVEKSLRGAGIWDEVKDRLNKPALSLSGGQQQRVCIARALAVQPEVLLMDEPTSALDPASTAKIEELIVELSKNYTVVIVTHNMQQASRISDYTGFMLNGELVEFGPTEDIFTSPRDERTENYITGKFG; encoded by the coding sequence ATGAAAGAGAACAATAAAAATCATAAGAGTAACGGATACATAATAATAACAGAAGAACTGAACTTTTGGTATGGAGATTTTCAGGTTCTAAAATCTATCAACATGAATATAAAGAAAAACAAAATAACCGCACTTATAGGACCTTCCGGATGTGGGAAAACTACTCTGCTTAGAACCTTCAACAAGATGTATAAGCTATCAGAAGACGCCAGAGTTGAAGGCAAGATAATATTTGAAGGCATAAACATAGTTGAAGAGGGAACTATAGATGATTTTGAGTTAAGAAGTAAGATAGGAATGGTTTTTCAAAAACCGAATCCATTCTATACCTCAATATACAATAATGTTGCCTTTGGTCCAAGGCTCAGAGGAATAAAGAGCAAGAGTCATCTTGACGAGATAGTAGAGAAATCACTAAGGGGTGCAGGGATATGGGATGAAGTCAAAGACAGACTTAACAAACCTGCTCTATCCCTTTCAGGGGGGCAGCAACAGAGAGTTTGTATAGCGAGGGCTTTAGCAGTTCAACCAGAGGTTCTACTTATGGATGAACCGACATCAGCACTTGATCCCGCCTCAACAGCAAAAATTGAGGAGCTTATAGTAGAATTGTCAAAAAACTACACGGTAGTCATAGTAACTCACAACATGCAACAAGCATCAAGAATATCTGATTATACAGGGTTTATGTTAAATGGTGAGTTAGTAGAGTTTGGTCCTACTGAGGATATCTTTACATCTCCCAGAGATGAAAGAACAGAAAACTACATAACAGGTAAATTTGGTTAA
- the pstA gene encoding phosphate ABC transporter permease PstA — protein sequence MKDVAIKDTEISKSLSKESKSLKNVYKIGNISTHILLGLSALIVVLILAIILVIIFIGGYERITWEFLTGAPEEGMTEGGIFPAIFGTVFLVIVMSIFGIPIGVITAIYLSEYSKKDSLFYRIVYFSINTIAGIPAILIGLFGFSFFIVFVGGGIDKLFYGGKLVWGKPAIIWAGITMAVLTLPVVIVSVKEALEAVPVSLREASFALGATKAETVFKVVLPRAMTGVFTGSILAVSRGSGEVAPILFTGAAYFLPYLPTSLNDQFMELGYHIYIMSTQSVDVDATLPIQFATTLVLLLLTFILNLLAIFLRRRLRKIQSM from the coding sequence ATGAAAGACGTTGCTATAAAAGATACTGAAATTTCCAAATCTCTGAGTAAGGAATCTAAAAGTCTCAAGAATGTCTACAAAATAGGAAACATATCTACACATATACTTCTAGGATTGTCTGCGCTGATAGTTGTTCTAATACTTGCTATCATACTTGTAATAATATTCATAGGTGGCTATGAGAGGATAACTTGGGAGTTTCTAACGGGGGCTCCCGAGGAAGGAATGACAGAAGGAGGAATATTTCCTGCTATATTCGGAACAGTTTTTCTTGTAATAGTGATGTCTATATTTGGTATTCCGATAGGAGTTATAACCGCTATATACTTAAGTGAATACTCAAAGAAAGATTCTCTTTTTTACCGGATAGTTTATTTCTCAATAAACACGATAGCAGGAATACCAGCAATCCTGATAGGATTATTTGGTTTTTCATTTTTCATTGTTTTCGTAGGTGGTGGAATTGATAAACTATTCTATGGTGGGAAGCTAGTATGGGGCAAGCCTGCTATAATATGGGCGGGTATAACTATGGCAGTTCTGACACTACCTGTTGTTATTGTGTCTGTTAAGGAAGCACTTGAAGCCGTTCCAGTATCACTGAGAGAAGCATCATTTGCACTCGGCGCTACGAAAGCCGAGACAGTCTTCAAGGTAGTTCTCCCAAGAGCTATGACAGGAGTATTTACAGGTTCAATACTTGCTGTATCAAGAGGTAGTGGAGAGGTTGCACCGATACTATTCACAGGTGCTGCATACTTCCTACCATACCTTCCAACATCACTAAATGACCAATTTATGGAGTTAGGTTATCACATATACATAATGTCCACTCAATCTGTCGATGTTGATGCTACCCTACCAATACAGTTTGCTACGACACTCGTCTTACTCTTATTAACATTTATACTTAACCTTCTTGCAATCTTCCTAAGAAGAAGACTAAGAAAAATTCAAAGTATGTAA
- the pstC gene encoding phosphate ABC transporter permease subunit PstC — MRSVRKGFDIFSRLGIYFVAFLAILLLIFIIFFIFRESFLIISKGYINEYANLNNLFSSIWQPVSSQPKYGILPLIVGSLKVAIVALIIAIPLGVLSALYVTVYASRRIREFIKPVIELIAGLPTVVIGFFMLMVVASFLQEIFQWDYRLNAIVGGIGVSIAILPVIFTITEDGMNTIPHHLKESAYALGASKHHIAWKVILPSSINYTFSAIIVGGIRAFGETMIVLMATGNAAVLSFDFLLPLRSMAATIGSEMGEVAIGDEHYAVLFFIGSILLTVTVVFNILANYISARIKRKIGIS, encoded by the coding sequence ATGAGGTCTGTAAGAAAAGGGTTTGATATTTTTTCTAGACTAGGTATATATTTTGTTGCTTTTCTAGCAATACTTTTGCTTATATTCATAATATTCTTCATATTTAGAGAGAGTTTTCTTATAATTTCAAAGGGTTACATTAACGAATATGCAAACCTCAACAACCTTTTTTCAAGCATATGGCAACCTGTTTCATCTCAACCTAAATATGGGATATTACCTTTGATAGTAGGGTCTCTAAAGGTTGCGATAGTAGCACTTATAATAGCGATACCCTTAGGTGTGCTTTCTGCTCTCTATGTAACAGTTTATGCGTCTAGAAGGATTAGAGAGTTCATAAAGCCTGTAATTGAGTTAATAGCAGGCTTGCCTACTGTTGTGATTGGTTTCTTTATGTTGATGGTTGTAGCATCCTTCTTACAGGAAATCTTCCAGTGGGATTACAGGCTGAACGCTATAGTAGGTGGAATAGGAGTTAGCATAGCAATACTACCTGTTATATTCACAATAACTGAAGATGGAATGAATACCATACCGCATCATTTGAAAGAATCTGCTTATGCTTTAGGAGCATCAAAACATCATATTGCTTGGAAGGTTATTCTACCCTCTTCTATAAACTACACCTTCTCCGCAATAATAGTTGGAGGGATAAGAGCATTTGGAGAGACAATGATCGTATTGATGGCGACTGGTAATGCTGCTGTGTTAAGTTTTGATTTCCTACTCCCTCTTCGCAGTATGGCTGCGACTATAGGTTCAGAAATGGGAGAGGTAGCAATAGGTGATGAACACTATGCAGTTTTATTCTTTATAGGTTCAATTCTTCTTACTGTTACAGTGGTGTTCAATATACTTGCCAATTATATATCCGCTAGGATAAAAAGAAAAATAGGTATTAGCTAG
- the guaB gene encoding IMP dehydrogenase, translating to MDKFYTGDFALTFDDVLILPGESDVLPSEVDTTTRLTRNIKMSIPIVSAAMDTVTDARMAIAIAQLGGIGIIHRNFSIEEQVREVVKVKRFENILIDDPIVINLNETLESAVSLMEANSISGLIVVNDDSKVVGILTRRDVRASRNGGRVKDVMTPRERLIFSYEGISVDEARDIMLKNRVEKLPIVDKDFRVKGLITMKDMEKIKSNDTSTKDVKGRLRVGAAVGTSDQEKERVYELVKAEVDVIVIDTAHGHTTRVRDMVKYVKSKFNVDVIAGNIATYEGAKYLVDAGVDAVKVGIGPGSICTTRVVTGVGVPQIFAILEAYRATKSENIPLIADGGIKYSGDIAKAISAGADSVMLGNLLAGTEESPGEMIIYKGRSYKTYRGMGSLGAMMSGSNRYPQGIPGKFVPEGIEGMVPFKGPLKEIIYQLVGGLKSSMGYVGAKNISELQTKAKFIRITNAGLRESHPHDVIITKESPNYNTSPIIDNT from the coding sequence ATGGACAAGTTTTATACTGGTGATTTTGCACTGACTTTTGATGATGTTTTGATCCTGCCTGGGGAGTCTGATGTTTTACCTAGTGAGGTTGATACTACTACAAGACTTACTAGAAACATAAAGATGTCTATTCCTATTGTGAGTGCTGCTATGGATACCGTTACTGATGCTAGGATGGCGATTGCGATTGCACAACTCGGAGGTATAGGTATAATACACAGAAACTTTAGTATAGAAGAGCAGGTTAGGGAGGTTGTTAAGGTTAAAAGGTTTGAGAATATTCTTATAGATGACCCTATTGTTATAAACTTGAATGAGACACTTGAATCTGCGGTGAGTCTTATGGAAGCAAATAGCATTTCGGGCTTGATAGTAGTTAATGATGATAGTAAAGTCGTTGGTATTCTTACGAGGAGGGATGTCAGAGCGAGTAGAAACGGTGGTAGAGTTAAAGATGTTATGACACCAAGAGAGAGGTTGATTTTTTCCTATGAGGGTATTTCAGTTGATGAGGCTAGGGATATAATGCTTAAAAACAGAGTTGAGAAACTGCCGATAGTTGATAAGGATTTTAGAGTAAAGGGACTTATAACTATGAAGGATATGGAGAAGATAAAGAGTAATGATACTTCAACGAAGGATGTGAAGGGTAGATTAAGGGTTGGTGCTGCCGTTGGAACGAGTGATCAGGAGAAAGAGAGGGTTTATGAACTTGTTAAGGCTGAAGTTGATGTGATTGTTATTGATACTGCTCATGGTCATACAACTAGAGTTAGAGATATGGTAAAGTATGTGAAAAGTAAGTTTAACGTTGATGTAATTGCAGGAAATATTGCTACTTACGAGGGGGCTAAATATTTGGTTGATGCAGGGGTTGATGCTGTTAAAGTCGGTATAGGTCCCGGTTCAATATGTACAACTAGAGTTGTTACTGGTGTAGGTGTTCCTCAAATATTTGCGATTCTTGAGGCTTACAGAGCAACAAAAAGTGAAAACATACCTCTCATAGCAGACGGTGGTATAAAGTATTCGGGTGATATAGCAAAAGCAATCTCTGCTGGTGCTGATAGTGTGATGTTAGGAAATCTTCTAGCGGGGACTGAAGAAAGTCCTGGTGAAATGATAATATACAAGGGTAGAAGTTATAAAACTTACAGGGGTATGGGGTCTCTCGGCGCTATGATGTCAGGTTCAAACAGGTATCCTCAAGGTATTCCCGGAAAGTTTGTTCCTGAAGGTATAGAAGGTATGGTTCCTTTCAAAGGTCCTCTTAAGGAAATAATATATCAACTTGTAGGTGGCTTGAAGTCTTCTATGGGCTATGTAGGTGCTAAGAATATAAGTGAATTACAAACTAAAGCAAAATTCATTAGAATAACAAACGCAGGTTTAAGAGAGAGTCATCCTCACGACGTCATAATAACCAAAGAGTCTCCTAACTACAATACCTCACCGATTATAGATAACACATAG
- a CDS encoding DUF721 domain-containing protein codes for MISKILKRILSRNLSPSVSITFSILIRWKDISGNFLFNHSVPYKFFVKKSELYLACDDPTIATEIYLNQKNLKDRIKEFTNIRVKTIKTVYNINKFLKFKSFLTTPEIGDLEIPSLTRLEKAKIDELVSRVEDDQLRDALSTFFKTVCIIRKFKR; via the coding sequence ATGATTTCCAAAATCCTTAAAAGGATACTTTCAAGAAACTTATCTCCCAGTGTTTCAATAACTTTTTCAATTCTAATACGCTGGAAGGATATATCAGGAAATTTCTTGTTCAATCACTCAGTTCCATACAAGTTTTTTGTGAAGAAATCGGAGTTATACCTCGCTTGTGATGACCCAACGATAGCAACAGAAATATACCTAAACCAGAAAAATCTAAAAGATAGAATAAAGGAATTCACAAATATAAGGGTCAAGACTATAAAGACAGTCTATAATATCAACAAGTTCCTGAAGTTTAAAAGTTTTCTTACAACTCCAGAGATTGGTGATCTAGAAATTCCTAGTCTTACTAGGTTAGAGAAGGCAAAAATTGATGAACTCGTTAGTAGAGTTGAGGATGACCAACTAAGAGATGCTTTAAGCACATTCTTTAAAACAGTTTGTATTATCAGGAAATTTAAGAGATAA